From Gloeocapsopsis sp. IPPAS B-1203, one genomic window encodes:
- a CDS encoding ribbon-helix-helix protein, CopG family, with translation MKEKKHSLTLRLDDVEKEKLEKLAEASGLSLAATMRQLIRNAKVKSNT, from the coding sequence ATGAAGGAGAAAAAGCACAGTTTGACCCTCAGGCTTGATGATGTGGAGAAAGAGAAACTAGAAAAGCTAGCAGAAGCTTCAGGGTTAAGTTTAGCAGCAACAATGAGACAACTCATTAGAAACGCTAAAGTTAAGAGCAATACTTAG
- a CDS encoding FG-GAP repeat protein has protein sequence MVIIRGTPSNDTLVGTRFADTIYGLVGNDLLLGLAGSDTLYGGLGNDTLNGGIGIDSLIGGLGNDVYVVNNLRDTVVEAANAGIDTVQSSLLSYDLPSNVENLTLIGSRNMNGGGNALANRIIGNSGNNYLYGDAGNDTLYGGAGNDTLNGGSDNDILYGGEGNDALYGYAGNDTLYGGTGNDTLDGGDGNDVLYGGTENDNLFGNAGSDILYGGDGNDTLSASSIFSRYNIFYDFLFFEGDGEPDILIGGDGNDTYIVGESGDRIIEAPNAGRDTVITYSSYILGDNLEDLTLAEQTYSSSSINGTGNRLNNVIIGNSSSNTLRGKAGSDLLNGGRGEDILIGTDRGIAERDTLTGSAGRDIFVLGNATTIFYDDGNPITPGFNDYAVITDFDINEDVIRLNGKRADYYLTTSPRGLPTGTALFHKQQDATDELIAIIQSTTALDLNSAYFSLTESGSNLFVLELDGSNGFTLQGDYRFPSGSSVSSADINGDGFDDIIIGGVSGVGGSGRSLGYVVFGKASGINSRVDLTTLDGSNGFILQGLNYYDFPNISVSSPGDINGDGFADIAINFSGSSRNFDYNSGFEYEFGARSYVIFGKASGFSANVDLNNLNGSNGFASDFPVLAAGDINGDGFDDMLISGNYVVFGKTSEFDARVDLTTLDGSNGFFLEGIPNDIYYGFDFSVNSAGDINADGFNDIIVGAPFADPDGRANAGESYVVFGKASGFDARVDLTTLNGSNGFILQGINTNDRLGDSLGSAGDINGDGFNDIIISASGAGENYIVFGKAAGFDARVDLTTLDGNNGFVLGGINAYDDFSSRFSLSRAGDVNGDGFDDLIIETPRSAESYVVFGKAAGFDARVDLTTLDGNNGFVISDTLNHYFGRSLDSIGDINSDGFDDIIISIPSANPNGRANAGESYIVFGKASGFDARIDLTNFDSSNGLVLQGVNTNDRSGSSVSRGDVNGDGFDDIILGAPGADPNGRGGGESYVIYGQDFRQRVTGQGIADNDILIGERGNDTLRGDAGDDVLIFNPQNRRMDGGSDADTLAINTRLLNLSDSTDQLTIKGNSGESIVSTGQGWLFDATTILDGKQYNCYIAGLANLLVNTNITQTLS, from the coding sequence ATGGTAATCATCCGAGGCACACCTAGTAACGATACGTTAGTTGGTACGCGATTTGCTGATACGATTTATGGCTTGGTAGGCAACGATCTACTACTAGGGCTAGCGGGTAGTGATACGCTCTACGGTGGATTAGGCAATGATACGCTCAATGGTGGGATAGGAATTGATTCTCTGATAGGTGGACTCGGAAACGATGTCTATGTTGTCAATAATTTGAGAGACACAGTTGTTGAAGCTGCCAACGCAGGGATAGATACTGTACAGTCTTCTTTGTTAAGTTACGATCTCCCAAGTAATGTCGAAAATCTCACACTCATTGGCAGTCGCAACATGAATGGCGGAGGTAATGCACTTGCCAATCGCATTATTGGTAACAGTGGCAACAACTATCTCTACGGTGATGCGGGAAACGATACGCTCTACGGCGGTGCAGGAAACGATACTCTTAATGGTGGAAGTGACAACGATATTCTCTACGGTGGTGAGGGGAATGACGCACTGTATGGCTATGCAGGAAACGATACGCTCTATGGCGGCACAGGAAACGATACTCTTGATGGTGGAGATGGCAACGACGTTCTCTACGGTGGCACAGAAAATGACAATCTTTTCGGCAATGCTGGAAGTGACATTCTCTACGGTGGCGATGGTAACGATACCCTAAGCGCGAGTAGTATCTTCTCTCGTTACAATATTTTTTATGATTTTTTATTTTTTGAAGGCGATGGAGAGCCGGATATTCTCATTGGTGGCGATGGTAATGATACGTACATTGTAGGTGAATCAGGCGATCGCATCATAGAAGCACCCAATGCCGGTAGAGATACAGTTATTACTTATAGCAGCTATATCTTGGGAGATAACTTAGAAGACCTGACACTTGCTGAGCAAACATATTCAAGTTCTAGCATTAATGGAACAGGCAACCGTTTAAATAACGTAATTATTGGCAATTCATCTAGTAACACTCTGCGGGGTAAAGCTGGTAGTGACTTGCTCAATGGCGGTAGAGGTGAGGATATCCTCATAGGTACAGATCGTGGCATTGCTGAACGAGATACGTTAACTGGTAGTGCTGGTAGAGATATTTTTGTTTTGGGGAATGCAACAACTATTTTTTATGATGATGGCAACCCAATAACTCCAGGTTTTAACGATTATGCTGTCATTACAGACTTCGACATTAACGAAGATGTCATTCGACTGAATGGCAAACGCGCAGATTACTACTTAACCACTTCCCCAAGGGGTTTGCCAACGGGTACAGCACTCTTTCATAAGCAACAAGATGCAACGGATGAACTTATTGCAATTATCCAAAGCACTACAGCGTTGGATTTGAATAGTGCTTATTTTAGCTTGACAGAGAGTGGCAGTAACTTGTTTGTACTGGAACTTGATGGTAGCAATGGCTTTACCCTGCAAGGAGACTATCGTTTTCCTTCAGGTTCCTCAGTGAGTAGTGCTGATATTAACGGTGATGGATTTGATGACATCATTATTGGTGGTGTCAGCGGTGTTGGCGGTAGTGGGCGATCGCTAGGCTATGTTGTGTTTGGTAAAGCTTCTGGAATTAACTCTCGTGTTGATTTAACAACTCTTGATGGTAGTAATGGCTTTATCCTACAAGGACTTAATTACTACGACTTTCCCAACATTTCCGTAAGCAGTCCTGGCGATATCAACGGTGACGGGTTTGCCGATATTGCAATTAACTTCAGTGGTTCCTCTCGAAACTTCGACTACAACAGTGGTTTTGAATATGAGTTTGGAGCGCGAAGCTATGTCATATTTGGCAAAGCTTCTGGGTTTAGTGCCAACGTTGATTTAAATAACCTTAACGGTAGTAATGGTTTTGCTTCTGATTTTCCTGTACTAGCTGCAGGGGATATTAACGGTGATGGGTTCGATGACATGCTTATTTCTGGTAACTATGTCGTATTTGGTAAAACCTCAGAATTTGATGCCCGCGTCGATTTGACAACACTTGATGGTAGCAATGGCTTTTTCCTTGAGGGAATTCCTAATGATATCTATTACGGTTTTGATTTCTCAGTGAATAGTGCTGGAGATATCAATGCTGATGGTTTTAATGACATCATTGTTGGTGCTCCATTTGCTGACCCTGATGGTCGTGCTAATGCGGGAGAAAGTTATGTTGTATTTGGCAAAGCTTCAGGATTTGATGCCCGTGTGGATTTGACAACACTGAATGGCAGCAATGGCTTTATTTTGCAAGGAATTAACACCAATGATCGTTTGGGTGACTCACTAGGAAGTGCTGGAGATATTAACGGTGATGGTTTTAATGACATTATTATTAGTGCTTCTGGCGCAGGAGAAAACTACATCGTATTTGGCAAAGCCGCAGGATTCGATGCGCGTGTTGATTTAACGACGCTTGATGGTAACAATGGCTTTGTTCTTGGGGGAATTAACGCCTATGACGATTTCTCATCAAGATTCTCACTCAGTAGGGCTGGAGATGTTAACGGTGATGGGTTTGATGACCTTATTATCGAAACTCCTAGGTCAGCAGAAAGCTATGTTGTATTTGGCAAAGCCGCAGGATTCGATGCGCGTGTTGATTTAACAACGCTTGATGGTAACAATGGCTTTGTTATTAGTGATACTCTTAACCACTATTTTGGTCGCTCACTTGATAGTATTGGTGATATCAACAGTGACGGCTTTGATGACATTATCATTAGTATTCCTAGTGCAAATCCTAATGGTCGCGCTAATGCAGGAGAAAGCTACATTGTATTTGGCAAAGCCTCTGGCTTTGATGCTCGTATCGATTTAACAAATTTTGATAGTAGCAATGGTCTTGTCCTGCAGGGAGTTAATACTAATGACCGTTCTGGCTCCTCAGTAAGCAGAGGGGATGTTAACGGTGATGGGTTCGATGACATCATTCTTGGTGCTCCTGGTGCTGATCCTAATGGTCGTGGTGGCGGAGAAAGCTACGTGATTTACGGACAGGACTTTAGACAAAGAGTGACCGGTCAAGGAATAGCAGACAATGACATTCTCATTGGTGAAAGAGGTAATGATACCCTGCGTGGTGATGCTGGCGACGATGTGCTCATCTTCAACCCTCAAAACCGCCGCATGGATGGCGGTAGCGATGCAGATACTTTAGCGATTAATACCAGGCTACTCAATTTATCCGATTCAACCGATCAATTAACTATCAAAGGAAACAGTGGTGAATCAATAGTTTCGACAGGACAAGGATGGCTATTTGATGCAACTACAATACTTGATGGCAAACAATACAACTGTTACATTGCTGGACTTGCCAATCTTTTAGTCAATACAAATATTACACAAACACTCAGTTGA